TTGCCACCAAGTCTAGGCAGCCCACAGGCAAAGATACTACCTGCTGTACTCAGTTCGGAAATGAAGGATAGGGTTTGCAAAGAGTAAAtaacaatataacatatatgttttaCTTACTTTCCGTCTTTTACGTTAGCGTCatagattttgttattttcatgtaTATTCAATAAGTCCTCCACGTCATTAATGTGTGCTTCTTGGGTATCAGGTTAAGACTTTGGCTCTAACAACCAACCAACTGCTTGTTGTGAAAGATGGCTGTATCGTATCCCAATGGGGCAGTTCGATACTCAAGATGTCAATGACTTGTTGGTCTTGACAATGTGTATGCTGTCCTCTTATAGGGTCGGATTCAGAAGTAAACACACCTTAAAGTGCATGAACTGTATGTGTCAGGCTGTGAACCAGGCTGGGCTGGAGACGAGTGTGGTCGCCATTGACGTGACTCCTACCTGGACAATATATGTAATGGAACTGACACTTGTCCGTCTGGATGTGAACCAGGCTGGACTGGAGACGAGTGTGGTCTCCACTGACGTGACTCCAACCTGGACTATATATGTAATGGAACTGACACTTGTCCGTCTGGATGTGAACCAGGACGGGGTGGTGACTAATGTGATAGACGTGAGTGGAAATACTAACAAGTTTAACTTAAACGGCAATTGATGAACTAATTGCATTGATGAACTGCGTGGGTCCTATTTCATTCAACAACTTGTACCCTCGTTGAGTTTCATAGTTATCTATCCCAGCGGTAAGTGAACAAGCTTTGTTTTCTATAAGGAaccgagtctgggccagacaaaccCTTCTCAACACCATTCGCTCCGATCCACTCAATCTGTATACACGTGACCACCACCCGATCCGTTTTGTGCCCttctacaacaaacatgggttcctGATGATCACTTTTAATCCGGAACATTACAGGGCATGATAATTGCAAGGTCAGTCTACGGTGAGGATGTACGTGAGTCAGTGTTCATTTATTCTGTATCATGTCGGCGTATTTACAAATAAACCGGAGGTGAGAATGTAGACCCTTTTTCATTACGATCATTTGATGGCTTTTGTCAGtttctttattcattttcagaCTGAACCAGCGAGGTATTCGTGGGAGCCAGACAACAATATATGCGTAACTACTGATCTGACACAGGAGCCAATACAAGTCCTGAATTGAGCTGTACATCAAAGAGTACGTGTTTGATAAAAATAAATACCCAAATTGAACTGAATCTTGTCTCTGGTTTGTGCCAATGACTGTACAAGAACTCATACTGTGCCGGATGTGTTGCTGTAGGCATACCCGGCTAAATTCCAAATGTCTGTACTAATGACTGTACAAGAAATCATTGCTGAATACCAAAGCCTCTACAGTGGAACAACATCAGAGGTCTATTGTCCTTTGCAACATGGTGTGGTGACAGTGAGTTGTTTGTGTACAACGAACCGATTATTGAATGATTTTGGAATTTCAACAGAATAActgtttctgaaatatatacatacatgctatTCACCTTCGATGTAGCTGTATTTACACATACGCTTGAAACTATAGGAACATTAACAGATATGCCTGTTTCTATTCCATGTTTCTAGTCGACGAGAACTGCAACGAAACTGCGACATGATCACGTGAAATTTTGCAGTTGTTAATTCTTTGAGGTATACATCCGTTCCAAACGTGTCTTAAAGAAAGCATGATTTGTAGTTTTAGAACTGCTGAAAAGAGAGGGGTACTAGTTCTGTCCACTCgagcatttcaaacttgccataacTTCCTCGATAAAGGATTCTTTAGGTCTTACTATTCTTACCAGACATAGctaaatccaaatccaaatccaaatccaCACCACAAATACTGCAATATCGGCACTTATATTTTCCCACTCTCTTGGATAGATGCCATGATGATATACTTTTATTTTGGTATTGGTGAGTTGACTTCATCCCTGACACTGTAGCTGAACCTGTTTGTACCGGTACACTCTTTGACTGAGTTACAGTGTAAAATGCATACTCATATAAAACTAGACTCGATACACCGCCCATGTTCAACCTGTAGAACCTGCACACTTACCATAAAGAATCACCATGGCAACCAAGTCTACACGTAGAAGGTGTTAATCCACACTTACACAACAAattgagtgtgtttagttttatgccgcactgaACAGTAttctgtcagtaaataatcaagtctaggccagacaacccaatgatcaacagtaagagcattgatctgcgcaactaggATACGATCACGTTGcaaccaagtgagtgagccTGACTGACCCTtagtacgacaagcatgggttacactGACCAATACACAGCAGTGGGTTAACCCTAGGAATGTTGAGCGTGTTTACCTCCTAATAACTAGTTATTATTTGCACACGGCGAGTTGACTCGAAAGCAAAGCACAACGTACGACAAACGAACGACCTTCTTTCTAAGGGGCAGGTAATGTTCAATTGCTTTTAAAAGTCTTAACATCTGTAAATCCACCATAACAACATGTATCTACAGCCACTGAGAAGTGGAGACATCACCGAAGATGGTAAACATCTGTAAATTGTCGTTGATCCGTTCCGTTTCTCGCTTCAATTTCGCTTCAAACAGTGACCTCATTAACCTTAATTGgtttatctggggtaataatagAGTATGTCCCCGTTACGTGGAGTTCAGAGCTTTATAAGCGGCCATACTATCAATCGTCTAACTTTCCACGTTTCAACAGCAAACGGTGACAACACTTACTGGTCTACGTAGTGCCGTGGGCAGGTAATGTGCCTAGATATGACCACTATATTGCCAGGTTATTACTTTTACTAACAATTTAATGTGTTGAGATGTGCTGTAATAGCTCTGATATTAACCTTGACTCCGTGACAGCCAGTACATACGTCGGGTGAAGGACACCTTCAGTCTGAGCCCTGTGATCGATGCACGATAGGTTAACACTCTGTACGGAAGTTTGTCGTTCACTACGCTTGTCTTTCTAATCAAGGCCTTTGACCCAACGCATGAATAAGATGTTGCTTGCATTTAGTTCTAACTTGTCTGCAGCTATATCAATATATCAGTGAATGAACATTCGATAATTTGTTTTCGGAGGAACAGATGACAGCTAGTGTTCTTATTCAAGGAGATGTAACAGAAGCTGGTAAACAGCTAAGACGTCACCAGTTAGCATGCATGTTTATACCCCCTTCTTATCTCCATGCTATTATGTATAAGGGTAAAAAAAAGTGAATTGTTCCTTGGGCATCTGCGCGTCACTTTTACTTTGCCGCGTCCCAATGAACCATTTGTctactataagaatgagtgtctgtaaggaCGACTATGACTGAATCTGCAACTCATAAACACGTACtacactttccaagctgtatttctgagagaaaaacaaattaaatgtgTTTCCCCGTCGTCACTTATTTTTCTGTCAATAATTGAAAACAAAAGTCCTACCGCTCTCGTCacttttaaaaacaaaagtgtccgataaacatttaattattttatgtAGCATGGATCTAATGTATGTGCTTATAGAAGCTGTATGTAATTTTCAATCGTGTTGAAATATGTAACCTTGATAACACTAATTGTGCCTTACATGCCCGAAACAACCCCGACCAACGGCACCGAATTGACTTAATTACCGGTATTTAGCATCCCCTTTGGACTTGTGGGTAATTGTAGTCATTCGACGATTAACAAATTATTGGGCTCGTTGGCTTTCActgaactgaatgttttaattgcCTTTGCAACCAAAGCCACTGGaagttcacacacacacacacacacacacacacacacacacacagagagagagagagagagagagagagagagagaaggggagagagagagagagaaggggagagagagagagagcgcaGGGTGCAGGGTGTTGTCATGGAACTTCAATGACCAATAACGCAGGCATGTGTCCGCTATgttcaaaaagaaagaaagaagggCGTCAGTAACAAAAGTCAGTGCAACATCCATATCACACCAACAACCCATATTTCCCAGAACAATTGTGGTGTACATTCACCAGGCGGCCATGAAAATGACTGCTACGTTTGTAAGACTGTTTTCATAATGTCTCCAACCTTGGTTCTAGGCGTTAAAATTATGACTTGTCAACGTTTATAAAACAAGCCTTTCTTTTTGCCCCTGAGTTTACAAGTCAGAGCGGCGGCATCACGTCCTATATGGTAGTGTTTGTGTTAGTACTATTATTGTCATAATAactactgctaccaccaccaccaccactgctgctgcttcttCTGGAGGGAACTTAATGTAGTCAGTAATAAGCATTATAAGCCACAGTACAAAGATATTACAGCGGAAACTCGATTGATTAGACATTCTAGTATATATTCTTAATGTAGCAAACACTAGTAAGTGAAAGCTGAGTAAAAGGTACACATTTATGTTTTAACAATTGTAGGTTGTGAAAAGTATTACAAATGATTATCATATTGTTACATCATCGGACATGCCACCATGGAAGTAGATACTACGGGAACCGTTCCACGTACAGAGATacgtttgtttattttaagtgTACATTATTTGTTGTGAATTTGTGGAGAGACAACCCATGGAGTTTTGACTGCTGCTGCGTCGTGCGTCATCTTGGCTTCTTTTGCTGGGTTCTTCTTATCTGTAATAAATTCATATGATGACAGAGAAATAACGAACATATTCTTATTGCATATTTATGGCCATTAGTGTAATGTATCATGGTTTAGTTCCTTGTGAGCTCTATTACAAGGGCCGTTCAATGTTTTCTTACATAAATGGTGGGAAACACGAGTGTTTAAAATGCATTTGGTCTATTCAGATGCGTTGTACGTAACTTTATTTCACACTTTCCTAACCAGACTGTACTCAATTATGTTATCTGAAAACACTGTCCGAAAAGAGTGTCTCCGAATGCGTTGGCTCAGTTGACGAAATTGATAGTCGACATGTGGGGTGATGACATCAGCTTGTTCAGCTCTGGATTGTTGTCACAAGAGTTTTGATAAGCTCATTATCTCCGAAAAATAATAGAGAGTGCCCTCCGAAACCTATAGAGTTCAGGAGGTGGTGGATGTTTCCTTTTCATTGAATGACGTTTCGTCTCTCTGTCACACTGGCTAACCATGTTTCAACATCAGTTACCGAACTTGAtacgaaaaaaaaccaaaaacaatttGTTCTTAGTTTAGAGTTCTAGAAACTTAGTGAGTTCCTAGGCTTTTGCCTGGGTAGCAATCTTGTAATTCCTTAGGAAGATGGCGATGAAAGTTGATAAAAGTTTATCGGATGTATCTACTCTTTAACATTCTTTACCCGTCGATCAATGATTATCCTCAGTTCCCCAGCAGCTGTCCTTTCGTATTCGTCTGACTGAAGATGATGTACTGTCTGGAATGTTTAAGCTCCCAGGTCGTTGTGCAGAAACGGGACCATTAGTCGTCCCTTTTCCCCATTACCCTTGATAATGTATTTCCTTCGCTGTACACCCTTCCTCAGTAGAAAGGATTTCTGCTTGGCATACGCACCAACTTGCGTATAGTCGTAGCCTCTTATAGCTTAAAACTTTTCTGCTGTGCTGTGTCATTCGATTTGTGAGTGTATCAGCAGTATATCATCATGAGAAAGTTTTCCTCACCGGTTGTAACTTCGTGACATTAGGATTTAATtgaatgcttgtttgtttgacgCCACACTGAGCcgtattccaggtatatgacagtggtctgtagataatcaaatctggaccaggcaattcagcgagcctgaccacccagtcccgttagtcgcctcttacgacaagcaaagggtactgaggaccaattttaacccggatcttcataaaACCTTTACACTCGTTGTATCATCATGAAGACCAGTTTACATGTTACAGACATGAAGTGTGTTACAATAGGTATGTATGATTTCAAGCCACACTCACCTTTGTAGTTGACCTTTCATCCGTTTTGAATATTTGCTACGTGGGACAACGCTGTGGAAAAGAGCAGCCATGTAAGTATAATGGATGACCTGATATGATTTAGCGCAGAACATCATATGTTTCAAATTAGCCACTCTCTCTATTGAACATTAAATACGCTTCGTCACTGTTTTGCTCCGAAAGGACCACTGTGGATATACGGCGTATATGACGTTTTGGTGTTGAGATATGAGCTGAAGATAGTctacacaacataaacatggtCATGATTTAACATTATGATTTACAATTATGacacaatgtgagtgagtgagtttagtttcacgccacactcagcaatattccagctatatggcttcggtctgtaaataatcgagtctggaccagacaatctagtgatcaacaacatgcgcatcgatctgcgcaattgggaaccgatgacatgtgtcaaccatgtcagcgagcctgaccacccgatcccgttagtcgcctcttacgacaagcatagtcgctttttacggcaagcatgggttgctgaaggcctattctaccccggatcctCACGGGTGATGACACGATTTGATCCTTCTGGACCTTACAAATGGTTTGTGGTTTTCTGctatttctgttgttttatttgGAATTATTAACTACATGACAACAACTAAGCTTGCACATTTTTTCGAAGATGACGAAAAGTGGAGCTACACTTGGAGCGCATTCCCTAGGATCGCCTAGGATGACGTTTCGGGGTGTATAGCATGGTGGCTGTTCtcatggtgatgatccaccgGTTCGCCTTGCCCATACTGTTATTTACCAGCTTCGGCGAtagggctggaatattgccgtcTGTGAATAATACaacactcactcgcccacttcACTATAACGCCAAAGAAGAAACAAGTACTAACTGGTGTATATTCAAATCGATTTAATCTGGGTACTAGAAGCATGCAACTGAACACCACTTCAGTGTAGCCCCAGAGCCGGAACAGGGGAAATATCTTCGACTGGATCACCCCAGAGACTGTCGTCATACTTCCAAAACCGATTTTGTTTCTATTTGGAGGACAGCTGAAAAAGAAAATTACAATAGTTGATATGGGAATAGGGAACAGATACAGAACTGTTATTTACCTTCTTCTAACCGTCTTCTTCATAAGGAGGTGATTAAACTTCAATAACAGAAAAAAGGTGCATTGGCACTGGAACTGTTGAAAACACTTGAGTTTCAGTacattatgtaaaaaatattttgagttaAGTGACTATTCTTTACAAGAAACTATGTATATCGACGTGTTCTGTGACCTTTAAGCTACTGATATGATCTCAATAGTTTCGTCCATCCACAGAATAGGATgataatgtaacatatgtcatattttgatgaCACAATTTCTCAGCCGAGggtgactgagtgggttagatagcTGAAGGGTTTTATACATGTTCCAGCATGTACACTTTACTAAGAACGTGGAATTCCAGTTGAAACATGTTGATCACcctctaaatggcattgtatcCTCAAAGTAGGCGTCAGTGGCGCCAGCTGAAGGAAGGTATGGACATCAAAAGAAACCTCGGGGTAGGTTTTAGAGCATAATCTATTACTCCAGCAACATATTATAGTGATTTCTTTTGTCAAACGCAAACTGTGTTCTATTTCCATGCGACctttgaaggtcccggggtagaataggccttcagcaacccatgcttgccgtaaaaagcgactatgcttgtcgaaagaggcgactaacgggatcgggtggtcaggctcgctgacatggttgacacatgtcatcggttcccaattgcgcagaccgatgctcatgtttttgatcactagattgtctggtccaggctcgattatttacagatcgccgccatatagctggaatattgctgagtgcggtgtaaaactaactcactcactcactcatatccatgcaaaatcacATTTTGTTGGTTTGCGAGTGTTTTCTGTTGTCAAATGACCAATGAGCAAGCACGATTTGATAACGTGACCTTGAGATTTACCAGTTTTGAAGATTGAACATTTAACCCTGTTCTTATTCCTGCTATATATCATTAGATATAGTCCTCATGAAAGTAAAAAAAGGTTTAAACgacaaaaagtaaaaaaaaaatgaaagaaataaataaaacaaacaatatccATATAATAATGATATTTAGCTGTGTTTTCGACCCTTAGAACACTTTGGTTTTGTGCAAAATTCACGAATTCTTAGGTTTCTATCTCCTATGATTTTTCATGCATTGAGATAATAATTTGCTATACTGCTGATACTGTTTCTGTCACATGCATGTGCACAATTCCAAAGAATTCGATTGCATAGATTAAGAAATCTCGTTTTACTAAACTACAAGATCGAGTTTCTAGAAAACAGGTTTTTGTTACTTAGTACACTCTGGTTTTCAGGCGGCGATTTGGTGATTTACATAATGACTACTGATCTGTTCAATCGGAACACCATAGCATACATCAAATCACGTCAGCAGGACTGGCAATCAGATCCTGTGTATAAGCTCTTAAGAAATATACGTAAGTGTTTCGTCATATCATACCACAAGGTGTAGTTTCCAGGGAATACAATTACTTTCTTGCAACGGCCGAAACAGCATTTTCATTATATGACACTTGAAACAGAGGACCTATAGAGTGACTTCATACTGACCCATTTGAGTTGGTCAGTGGAAAAGAAACCTTCCCATCTGGAGATGAAGCTTGACAGGCCCCAGGGTAGAAGAACTGATTGACAACATCATCCCCTGttatttgaaatgaagaatggAGAGATCAACAGCTACTGAACACAAGATCAAACTAGTTCATAACTAAGTCAATCAGTATTTCAGTAACTGAACTTCGCCATACCGTTAGATCGTAACGGAAGTGAAACGAACAGTATTATTCTTTAATTATATACAGCAGTACAGCAGATTTACCAAAGTCTCTCTGAACCTGTTCTGCTCTTGAAGACATGCCCCTGTCCCTGTTTATGAAGGTGAAAGTCACAAAAAAAACTTGTCAAAAACTTCAGCAAGATGCTAATGGGATATTTACTGGATAGTTACTGCAAGCAACACGACAGTAGAAACGTCTGCTTGAAGCAGTCGTTCAGAAAAAGACTATTGCCTTAAAGCTGTGCCAGGGCCCGTGTTTGTTCCTGGAAATATAAACTAGCAAACCTTCAGGAAGCGTGACCACCAGTCTCACAGGAACGCCAAGACTGATGTTTGTAACCGGTTCCAGACTTTGAGCACTTGCTAGATATGCCCGCACGTTGACTCTCGCCTGTCTGGCAGTCATTACGGGCCTCTCTCGAATCcttgaaaatgtgaaatagaaATTACATTTTCTAAAACATAACACCACTTTGAAATAAAGTTAGTTGTCAAAATCCTAACGGGTTGTGTTTAACCCTATATGCATTGGGGAACGAACTTCAGTCCCTCACACATTCCTTCTAACTTTGCCGTTATGGAAAAAGTTTGCCGTTGTAGAAAGGGCATGTATCATCGTGTTCCCGGCTGCTCGGGAACTTTCATAAACAGTATACGAGCATTTTTTCATTACTGTTCGTTTTGATGCTACTTGTAGCACAGGAAAAGTCTTTTTCATTCACTTACGTCTCCACCGCGACTCTCTTTGCATCAAATGCAGCATCGGCTTTAGACAGATCACACTGAACTTGATGTTCCTCATCCTCAAATGATTCTACACCTTTTTCCTTCTGAAATCTTATCGTCCAATTTAGGATCCCGTCAGCAACCTAGTGATGTGTGAACAGACGTGGTCATGAAGTCAAGACGTGTATATTAACCTAAAGGACTAAATACTTCATATAtactttagtgtaaacacattgtggaacacgcatgcacgcatgcacacacacacacgttaaaaaatacgaggggatatcaaaatGTTGTGACCCTAATTATGTTATCGATGTCCAATGTTTGTTTAGTTGTCATTTTATCAGTAGCATTATTTTTATcagtattttattttgaaggaatcatTAGCCATTTTCAATGTTTCACATATGTGACTAATGTGGTTCACGAGATATTTCAAAAACGCTGTGTCAAGATATTCAAGCTGAAACTGTTTATAATATAGTGGGAGCTGACATTCGTGTGCCCGTTTACTATTTAGTTTGAACCCTTGGCATCATGTATGAATAGTGAAAACAATAGCATCAGTTATGTTTTTAATGGTTACGGAAGGAGGGATGAgtagtgtctccaaaacaagctcCACGGTGGAAGCCAAAGTGGCAGAGTGGGTTAAATTGCTGACTTCGACTGCCACCGACAAGCTGCCTGATTAGAATTCCCTATGGGAGGTCGACCCCAAGGTAACTTTAACATGAAGAGAGAGAGTCACTTAAACAAGCGATCGATTGtagtttcaaaatgttatttaaTGCACCTAAATATATAATACCTATACCTAtcccaaacacacaaaatgttttttgcATATTTCGTATCCTGAAATTTTGATGATTTGGCGTTTTGGGGAGTAGGAAGAttaacaaacagacagacagacagacacacacacacacagactcacacacgcacacacacacgcacacacacacacgggtGAGGATTACTACGTTTTCATAACAGTCCGTATTTCGATGTATGAGGTTctgttaaatgaaatatttacttacTGCTTTTGCAGGACAGTTGGGTATCAACACCCCAGACACGTTTTTAATTTGAACATTCAAACGCATTTCGGTCGGCCTGAGTATTCTTTCTGGTTTCTCAATGCTACAGTTGGGACCGATTGCTCCCTCGGCGTTCACAATACCAACTATGTGGTCAGTTGGCTGGCTTAAGGAAAGCATCAGCGAGTAGACTCCTTCCCCTTGCTTCATGCAGTAGAATGACACTGCAATCACAAGGTACAAACGTGTAATGAACCAGTCTGGTGGTGGTTGGGGTTGGAATCTCCTGTAATGCTGCCACTGATGTTTTAACGCCACACTAAACAGTATTTCAACTGGAGGCGGTCGGTAACGAAATCTAGTCTGGGCCACATAGTCCCGTGATCTCCACGAACATcggtctatgcaactgggatacaatggcgggtgtcaaccaagtcagcgagaccaaccacccaatcctgtttgtcgcctcttactacaagtatgggttgctcaagaccaTTTCTGACAGTATATTGCACAGCATAGATTAaaataaaatcattaaaatattgacacaggtCACTATTTgctacgagggaggagtgcagagaaagggagtACAGAGAAAGCATGGAGGCAGCGCAGCAGAGgggaatgaataaataacagtCTCAACATTTGTGCCTGTGCTTctccaacacctggctgtgcctttctctttctgtaataaacagtgaactgtgtcaatatttttatgatagttTCTTTAACAAGTTTCTTCATTATTGGGACACAAATTCTGCAAAATcatcacagagttggtatgatgttttgatcatgatcagcgtttcattgactATGTTATGCATATTCGTTttcattgcaattcatcggtccgctttgagccaaacggactatacctAATGATGTTATGTCTGAAACAATTACCATTTTAAGTGGACCAAAAAGGCTCCTAGTCGTTTTCTATTCT
Above is a genomic segment from Haliotis asinina isolate JCU_RB_2024 chromosome 7, JCU_Hal_asi_v2, whole genome shotgun sequence containing:
- the LOC137290827 gene encoding uncharacterized protein, with product MGVVLLFTLLAFFPNAVDAGRYQGCQEGWTQAKTKCFKFVGKQVYRYNAAGTCRKRYAADLAVIEDMEENRIVQGLTEGNRKVWLGLSQRWEGSGFKWDNRAKYNFANFRNSRRWHSELCAVISSDGFWDPSYCSRNFPYVCSKRPDCQPGWTGEECDRQCHCYAGFLCNASAICRYGCEPGWYGQMCDTLKQQPKVSFYCMKQGEGVYSLMLSLSQPTDHIVGIVNAEGAIGPNCSIEKPERILRPTEMRLNVQIKNVSGVLIPNCPAKAVADGILNWTIRFQKEKGVESFEDEEHQVQCDLSKADAAFDAKRVAVETIRERPVMTARQARVNVRAYLASAQSLEPVTNISLGVPVRLVVTLPEGDDVVNQFFYPGACQASSPDGKVSFPLTNSNGCPPNRNKIGFGSMTTVSGVIQSKIFPLFRLWGYTEVVFSCMLLVPRLNRFEYTPRCPT